ATTTTAGCATTTGTAcgattattttatttcactgagaGATGTGATTAATGTTTTTCAGGGAGGAAACTCAAACCTTGGAGGTTAACTAACCCATAGAAAGAGCTGAGACTCAAGCCCAGTTATTTAGACTCCAAATCCTGtgttcattcatattttattcttttattcatgaAAAAGTCTTTATAGGCTGccagtgtagctcagttggtagtgcttgcccagcatgtatgaAGCAGTGGGTTACACTCCCAGTGCCACACACTctgggcattgtggcacatgactgtaattccagcccttgggaggtaggaggcagggggatcagaagttcaagattatccttggaTACATAATGGGTTTGAAAGCAGGGCTGGAGTACATAAGACCTTGTCAGAAgaagaggggggtggggagaaagaaggaaggaaggggaggacagaaagagagaaagagaaaagcaagtcAAATAAAATCGCTGACTCAAATTTGCCCCACGTAGGAGTATGCAGGAGTAGCTATGACAGTAACATGGGTACAGCATGTCACCATCCCTCCTCTAGTGCACCAGCACTGAGGCAGGACTGTGAGCAAAATAGTGGAAATCTGCAGGTGGCCTTTCTAACCATGCTCAGCAGCAccacttgtgtgtgcacatttgtcaCGAAACTAACTGCTGCCACTCTGCTCTGAGCACTTGCTCTGTGCTCACTCTGAGCTAGACACTGGGTGACCTGTAATACACCTGTACTAGAGCACAATCCATTCCAGTAACACCggtagtgagtctttctctgtcccaccagccagctcccaaatcacaacatggagacttattatcaattatgaaagctcagcatatagcttaggcttgtttctaattagctcttatgacttaacccatttttactgatttatgtgctgccatgtggctcgtggctgtTCCCCCATTTCTGACATatcatgcttcctctgcatctggctggtgactccgcccttcttctcaacatcctctgtgtcctgaaaatcctgcctaactattggccattcagctttttattaaaccaatctgagtgacaaatcttcacagtataaaaaaaaaaagattattctacaacattttctccttttgtgtaaataaaaaggaaaggttttaactctaacatagtaaaagcatatacaataagaataattatcacagccaggtgtggtggtgcatgcctttaatcccagcactcaggaagcagaggcaggtggatctctctgagttagagtcagcctggtctacaaagtgagctccaggacagctaggactgttacacagagaaattctgtctcaaaaaaataaattattattattattattatcatcaggTATTGTCTAAATAGAAAGCAAAGGTATTAACTTCAACAAATGAAACTAtttacaataagaacaattgtcaagtaagaattacattcacaatgtccagtccacttgtatttggcaaatttagagaaaatactccattatctattcttTCTTGATGattccaaagttttgtacctaatttactttccatgatgactaagggaaactgtaactataactatctagtcttcaagcccatcagagaccagaggatataaaattacctgagtaaacaggaagtgcagagcaagcaactttcaaaactatgAAATGACAGAGAcgtggctacctggacagtcaccccagggttcctctgtgatagagcatccatcttcagtctataggcctagaatatctgatagacttttctgtgaggcAAAaagtttgaaggactgtcctgccttgttttggcgaagttcagcagtcacttttctgtgtgtcctgcagaatgttgagcagacttttctatgaggcaggaattttgaaagactgacccaccttatcttggcaaagttcaacagtctttttcctttgtgtctagcttgtccagtttgtacaacatactgtcagcagtcaagacaagagcagtttctttcccaaatagatagttttgccacattgaaagcaaactccatatggagtttctttgatacccatcatcttctctgaagtaaattgatgctcccaggagcagacatgtctcatgaAAAACCCTGttagcaaaacattttaaatgccatattctgtaggtctttgaagtgtgtgaaggccatctatctatctaaaatatatctgtttgaccttgaaaacacacctaactTGACTACAGGTTTGACTGTTATATGTGAATAACTACTAACctgaatttctttattatcctaaacagtttgtaataataactttcaagaactagaaatttacattacattgttaaatgagttgcataggtaaaataccttaaacaagagtagaaatatatatatatataaataatatatatatatacatacagcatgttctaacaaaaataaccttaaatttgtatcaatatacaaaaatccataccaatgtaaaatatttgagactagtggttgttcaaaaatagactcaacaatccacccttttttttaatttttattttatgtgcattgttgtttttgcctgtatgtatgtctgtgtgagggtgtcagatcttggagttacagacagttgtgagctgccatgtgggcactgggaattgaacctgggtcctctggaacagaagtcagtgctcttaaccaatgagccatctctccagcccaacaatccaaccttttatctcatcatttttatactatatcccccctttttatcttcagaaagagatccctgaatctaatctcctttgttcaattttttcttttaccatgaccaataacaatttgtaactaacCCCCCttaacaatgacaaacatccatagcccaccaaatgaccaaaacccatccACTTGACCtcctgggaatgtgggtgttgtgttttctggactgcttcctgttgtctgggggcactggcatatttgggggaccctgagaaaattaggataataatCAAGTcttggctagaatagtctgtgaggtcTCCCATCTCacccagcagccttgaagctgttctggatgcagaactctgaggaaactgcaacagagtcactctgagaggctggatcacctggaccaCCCATTTTTATTGGTagctggtccccttgttctgaaaacacacaaacttttaaagataacttACATATCTGTGTTAACACAAGTAaggaatgtgcagtgtgcacaagtcagtcaaagattttttgttgttttatagttgagcaggtaaaaggcatctgtcaactttataagtccgtTTGGAatgcataaccaaactgtaatataaatctctatccatgccatttgaaaggatggcatgtagcaataagtcatgaggactctgtaaccaACAAAATTTATCACATCTCATCTCTGAGATGTTCCCATGCAGAGGAATCAGCTTACACATCATCTGTCCTGTAATTTTCTTGGTTCCTCCCCCATGCCTATCCAAGatactcaggaggtctcccctagtcaaatctgatctctatcaaccttgaatgaatccatggtctttcatttgctgtggaaacaaaaccaTAACTTCTTCCCtaatgtaacatattttttttacatatttttccattttgaagttaagacatcttaaaaatataatttttatattttaataatttttataatccaatgtctctcagcaactattgtttgctcatcagcaatcaaaaatttaaagtacaacgctatacaggatccagactccctatgTAGTTTCCATCTCTacgtggcttattctttttttattatttataaatgatttactttttctatgactgtctatgtccattttattttctttcttaagcctacacatatttttttaacaCACTGTTAcctgtttagagattttttttctatctgaacttgctttattgtgtatctgtaaccttttctgctGGCATGAATGAAACCTTAAACTGCTTAGCTCATGGCATAATGGTGGCTTAAGCTTGCAGGTAGTGGCCAGGAGACACATCTCTGCACCTCAATCCCCATGGGAGCCTGTGGAACTAGGAAGTcacatttggctccatttttgtatgttttggaaccttttttttttttaattagctttctcaggtcttatgtggaaatacaTGCACCCACATTGGAAGCCATTTGTAGTGAGACTTTCTCTGGCCTGCTAGCCAGCTCtcaaatcacaacacagagacttattatcaattatgaaagctcagtatatagcttaggcttgtttctaactagttactataacttaaattaacccatttctattaattgttgtgctgccacatggcttatggcttgttacctcatcccctacatgtcatgcttcctctgcatctggctggtgattccacccttcttcttcctagtATCCGCTGTACCCTgaaaattctgcctagctattggccattcagctttttattaaaccagtccaagtgacacatcttcacagcatacaaaaagactaTTCCACAACAAACACCTAGCATCACAATCTACTGTCTAATAATAATGATGAGCACATGTTCTAAAACATTCTTTTGCACTTGACAATCATACTAACATTTCTGAATATTTACCATGTGCTAAGTACTATACTAAGTTATTGTTTTCCCTTcggcttttaaaaatcatttatttttgtcattattgttTAAGGTTATTTGTGATATGCATGCAtgggtgtagaggtcagaggacaatctctgggagtcagttctctctttctaccatgtggacaCCAGGGAGCTAACTCAGGTCATTGgacttagcagcaagcaccttaatctgctaagccatttcactggccctctttgagtctctctgtatagcctAGGCTGCCTCTGAACTCATGATCACCCTGCTCAGCCTTCgagtctgggattataggtatgaaccCCCTTCCCTGGCTTCTGTGCTGAATTCTTTATACACATGGCAACTTACTTGTCACTCAAAGTCCTAAGAGGGCCAGGTATGTAACTCAGTGGCACTGCACTTGCTCAGTGTGCACGAAGCCTTCGGTTTGATTCCCCAATATCagacacaccaaaaaagaaaaagaagaacaaaacaaaacaaaactctgtagAGGAGCAGGTGTGATAGCATACCCATAATTTCAAAACTTAGAATGCCGAGGCaagaagatcccgagtttgaaaactacagaatgagaccatgtctcaaatttaaaaaaaaaaaaaaaaaaaaaaaaacaaaacttttgacAGCTAGATTTGAGACAAAGCCTACATCTCCTTGCTTAACCATGCTACTGGAAAGTAGCAGAAGCAGGACTTGAACCCTGGTAAGCAGCATTTACCACACTACACTGTCCCCTCAGCAAAGAACATAGACTCCATCCATGCTCCAGAGGTGCTGATGGGCTGGAAGGAGAGGTAAAGGGGAATGATTGACAGTTTGCCTGCTCTCCTTTGACCCCCACTGAAGCTTCCTCAAGGCTTCACTACTTCAAGTGTGCCACAGACGAGGAATTGAGGCAGGAGAGATCAGTGCAGGTAGTAAATGGCACAAGACAGAACTTCAGGGCAGGAAGAGACACAGCAGGTGCCCAGGCCAGGTGGCTAGTGAGAGAGCAGGATGGTGTGTATACCCTCATTGTTCCAAGTTTACTGTAGTTCCCTTAAACAGGGAGCGGCATCCGGTCAGTCCCTGTAACCGGAGCACTAGAAGGTGAAGGAAAATATCTTATTTGGtcttattattgctgtgatgaagcaccataaccgaagcaacttggggaggaaagggtctatttggctttCATATTCTGAataggcaggagctgatgaaaagGCCATGGACAGGTGCCAGTtatactggcttgctcttcatggcttgctcagcctgcactcttatagaactcaagaccaccagcccagggatggccccacccacaatgatctggaccctcccccattgatcactaattaagaaaatgcattacagccagattttatggaggcattttctcaattgaggttcccttttctcagatgactctagcttgtgtcaataaaactagccaggacagaagagaatcagaagttaaaGGTTATCATCCTTGACTGCataaggagtttgaggctagcatgggctATATAAGATCCttgtatacaaatacacacacacacacacacacacacacacacacacacacacacacacacacaacagtgacCGTGCTGTGTGCCAGTGCCAACATGCACAATTAAATAGGGGAACGGTTAAAGATGTGGAATTTTCTGGCAGGGCTTGAGGACACATGAGCAGGCTACATGCAAGAAAGGGCCCGATCTTGAATAACAAACACCAACAGGTAGACACAGAACCAAATGGAAGATGCCAAAGTCATAACCTGATCTCATTAGGTGGCCACGGGATACTCAGTTCTCACCACACTCCTTGAGAACTGTAATATCATCCTTTgttacagatgagaaaaacatcagtgtcagagatctgactggctccATTGTGCTGCAGTTCCAAGCATGAGGCCAGGGCATGAACTAAACTACATTTGTTGGTCACTGCTGGATCAGCTACACTGAGTTCATTTACCGGAAGCGGAATCTAAACCCAAGCAAAGCAGTATTTGCTCCACTATATTGTCCTCCCAGCCAGCACTGGATCCAACTGGAGCGAGAAGGAGAGGATAAGAGAAATGCAGGATTCAGAATCAGCGGAGTGTGGGGAGGAGATACACCctgaggaaggcagggaagagaTGTGGGGCTTCTGGTTGAGCACATGGGTGAAAGGTGGTACCACTGAGAGAGGAAGGGCTGGATGGCAATGCACATCATGATGGAGACTGACTTCGAACACGTGTCTGCCACCCTGGGTGACATCTAGGAAGGTATGCATCAGTATGATAAACCAGCTGTGAGGGTGAACTGTGGGGGACCTACAACGCTCACTGTCTTCAGGaactccttttctgttttggttcagtgattctcctgtctcagcctctttgaatgccaggattacaggtttgAGCTAGGACCTAGATTATGTAATGCTGGTTACCCTAACCAGGACCTCCTTCACGCTACACAACACTACTCCAACTGCACCAGGCCCTttcgttttggttttttgtttgttggttgttggtttggtttggtttggttggttagttggtttttttttgtttgtttgtgtttgtttgtttgttttttttaaacaaggtctcatgtcacccagtttggccttgaactcattatgtagctgaggatgaccctgaactctggATCCTCGGCTCTTCCAACTCTTGTGTGCTGatagactaaaggcatgcaccatgcaGGTCTCAGCTTCATTTAATCTCTTAGCAGAGTTGAGAAGGGACTGAGCCGGATTCTGGGAGAGACCTGATGGGGATAGAGAGGCATCCCACTGGTATCAAAAATTCCTGGCTCATCTGTGACTTGCTCTCGCCCCCTCCCTCCGCCCCAGATGGCTTTGCCCTGCTGCAGGTTCAAGAATCCCAGGTCCAAGAATCCCAAGACACTGGCTTTCCTGCTAGTGGGTGTGACTTTCGTGGCGCTGCATCAGTGGCTCCTTCAGGAGTCCACGCAGGAGAAAGCTGAGGTTCCCGCCGCTGCTCCCTGGTCCTCCGCAGCTGCGGTGCAGCGTTTCCCACACCTCCCAGCGCCTCGGTGCGTGGCCAACGCCTCTGCGAACCTCACCGCCGGCTTCCAGCAGCTGCCGGCTCGGATCCAAGACTTCCTACGCTACCGTCACTGCCGCCGCTTCCCCCAGCTCTGGGACGCGCCCCACAAGTGCGCGGGCCGCCGCGGCGTCTTCCTGCTGTTGGCCGTGAAGTCGTCGCCCGCGCACTACGAGCGTCGCGAACTGATCCGGCGCACGTGGGGCCAGGAGCGCAGCTACGGCGAGCGGCAGGTGCGTCGCCTCTTCCTACTGGGGACCTCCCCGCCCGAAGAGGCGGAGCGGGAGCCTCAGCTGGCGAATCTGCTGGACCTGGAGGCGCGGGAGCACGGCGACATGCTGCAGTGGGACTTTAAGGACACCTTCCTCAACCTCTCGCTTAAGCACCTGCACCTGCTGGATTGGACAGCGGAGCGCTGCCCCGGCGCCAGCTTCCTGCTCAGCTGCGACGACGACGTCTTTGTGCACACGGCCAACGTGCTGCACTTCCTGGAGACACAGTCGCCGGAGCGCCACCTCTTTGCCGGGCAGCTCATGGACGGTTCTGTGCCCATCCGCGACAGCTGGAGCAAGTATTTCGTGCCCCCGCAGCTCTTCCCGGGCAAGGCCTACCCGGTGTACTGCAGTGGCGGCGGCTTCCTTCTGTCCAGCCGCACAGCCCGCGACCTGCGCAGCGCGGCGCGCTATGTCCCGCTTTTCCCCATCGACGACGCCTACATGGGCATGTGTCTGCAGCAGGCCGGCCTGGCGCCCAGCGGCCATGAGGGCATCCGGCCCTTCGGCGTGCGGATGCCCGGTGCGCAGCGCTCATCCTTCGACCCCTGCGTGTACCGCAAGCTGCTGCTGGTGCACCGCTTCGCGCCCTACGAGATGCTGCTCATGTGGAAGGCGCTGCACAACCCGGAACTGCACTGTAGCGGCATTCACGATGAACGGTCTCCCAAGACCAGAAAGCCCGGGAGCTGAGAGTGCGTCTTCTGATCTGAACCCCGATGCACACTCATGTACCTTGAGGGCAGATTTGGAAAGCATTATATCTAGTACAAGTTCTGGGCCTCAACTTCAGGGGTTCTTGGTCAGGGGTGTCTTCAGACGTATAggtgtatttttcttatttgaaaccGACTCCAAGACCTCTGGTCTGGGAATATCTGTTTATCCTCACACACCAGCCTTCCGGGGCACCTGTCTTCCATCCTCCGTTCATGGTGGGCAGTAAGAGAAGCATGGCTACCAGGTCAATGTCAGCTGTTAAGTGCAGCGCAATTATGAATCGCCATTTCCACCATTTCCTCTACCAAGGAGTGGAGCTCCCGGAAGCCAGTTTACACTCGGAACTAAGGGGCGTCTGGCAGTCTTTCTTCCACCAAGCTCCAGCACTCTCCTGAGGTCAAAGTGCAAGTGAAGCTCATTTAGGGCAGCAGCGGGAGGCACCATGGCAGCCACCTTTCTGCAGCCCTGACTGAACTCCTGGCAGTTAAGGCCTTGCTTCCCCGGTGCTTTAGGAAATTCGTGGCTGAGTGGACGGTGGCCATCTGCCCCAGTGGTGTGGAGTATATCCGTGAGAACATTGTATTCGTTTCctgttgctgctgtaacaaattagCGAATTCTCAGCAACTTTCGAAGCCTAGGGACAAGTCCACTACCCTGTAGTTCTCTGACAACGCCGTCTCTCTCATTAGGCTAAAGTCGTGTGTTGGTAAAACTGTCTTCCTTCCTGGGTAGCCTAGGGGAGAACACACACCCAGTTTCCCCCCAGCTTCCAAACCAGCGATGCTACATTTCTCTACAGCCAAATTTCTCCCTGActattctttctcctccatccaCTGTTCTCCTTCCCTGGAGCTAAAACCCCGGGTTTTCCTGGCTTAGCTTgtcatctgtttgtttgttaagacaaagtttcatgtagcccaggctgccctgacaCTTGCTATGCAGTGAAGCATGATCTGGAATTCCAGAGCTTCTTGCCTTCGCCTCCCAAAGGGTGGATTGCGGGTCTGTCTCCACACCACAGTAATATCTTCATGTTGTAAAGCCAGCTTACCCGCAATATCATAGTTCTTCTTGTCATTCACTGTAACCTAATTTAGTCACAGGTTTCAGAGATTAGGGTGTGGACATCCTTGGAGGACCATTGGTGTTGTCTACCATAATGCCAGTCAGCGTGTGTGAGAATAATAATAAACGAAGGAAATGTACATGTGCTTTCTTCTCAACAAACGGTCCTGATGCCAGCTCTCACAGTGGATAATTAGGCATCATTAATCCGAAATTCCCTGCTTTGGAGCCTTGTTCTCAGTTCCCAGGAAAAAGGTTGTCTCCATTTTTAGGGGGTTGGTGGTGGTAAGAATATTAAAATTCTGgcattctggggctggagaaatggctcagcagttaagagcactgactgtttttccagaggacccaggttcaattcccagcacccacgtggcagctaacaactgtctgtaaccccaagatctgacactctcacacagacatacatgcaggcaaaataccaatgcacatggaataattttttttaaattttaattattttaaaaaaagattctggcCTTTCGTGGCTTAGAAAGGTGGGAAAGCCGTACATTTGGATCCGCTGTGTGACTCTGGGGCCTGGCCACTCATCTCTGAAGCTGGGTTGCTCTGGTGTCCAAGAACAGGAAAGGCCACTGGGTCCAGGGAGCCCTGGTACCACCCAAGTCACCTAGAGGATCAGGCATGCCGGGTGCCTCCTCCAGGCCCGTGCGCCGCCAGGGGGCGCGCCTGCCACACAGTGCATCTCTCTCCTTCTAACTGGCGTCCAGAGAGGCAAGGAGCTCCTCGGCATTGTTAGATCAGCTACTAGGGAGCTGGACCAGACCTCCTGTCACCCGCTCTTATTCTGCACCCAACCGCCTCAATGAGAGGCTTCCATTGAAAAGCCCAGCATACTCTGACTTCTCAAGGACCCCAGGAATTGGGAAAAGAAAGATGTTCTGGACTCAATGACGATAGATCCAAAAATCCTCTAGCAGAGTATAGGAATACATTCCCAAACACCCAGCACTCCGGGAAATGAGGCACAGGACCCCGAGTTCTGAGCCTGGGCTAAACCTACTACATCAAGATTCTGTCGTCTcacaaggaggagaaaaaaatgtgtgtgtgtgtgtgtgtgtgtgtgtgtgtgtgtggtggggggggttCTCTCTTGATATAAGGTCTTATGTAACCTAGGCTTTGCCTGGAGCTCATGTTGAgtttgaggatggccttgaaataTTGATTTTTGTGCCACTAGCTCCCAGACCCTGGGAATTATAAACCAGCTTCACCATAACCAggcccatcatcatcatcattattatatttgttttttcaatacagaatttctctatgtgacagccctgactgtcctagcacttgctctgtagcccaggctggcctcaaactcactgagttccgcctgcctctgcctcccaagtgctgtgattaaggtgtatgctaccaccacctggacccaaattattttttaagcttcAGAAGTTGGTGCCGGAAAGATGGCTCGGCTGGTAAAGACGCTTGCTGTACAAGCCCAATCGTCCAGACGGCATAAACACAAACGGAAAGggatggggttttgtttgttttggttttgttttagtcttAGAAGGGATGGGAGTGATGGCTCTGGTTAAGAGgtcttactgctcttgcagaagactaggGTTGGgttcccagaccccacatggtggctcaaaaccatctggaattccagttcctgggatccagtgccctctgctggcctttgGGCTCACTACTCAGACAGTGGTGACTGCgttttttaaggtttgtttgtttgtttgttttccccaagTCTCAGATGTTTACAGCGAATTTAAATTCCAAAttaatttcatcttttaaaagtatttatttatttaagacatgGTTCCATGGAGCCCAGGCTTGCCCGCATCTGGCTGCATGGCTGAAGCTGTCCCTGAATTCCTGGTCTCCCGCCCCAGACTTCCAAATGCTGCTTTTCTAGGCGtggaccaccatgccaggctgaaTTTCTTCTTTATGTAAGGATGTCACCCAACCCTCTCTATCCTGAAATAAAATTCTCACATGATGTCATCACACATATTTTCAAAAAGATCAATATATtacttaattttatataaaatttaaacaaaagaaaaacacattaaagTAAGTATAGCTTGTATATAACAAAAATCTTCTCTATACATTTCCAAATATTCCTGTAAGGACAGAatgtcttctttctgtttttgttgttgtttcaagacatagtttctctgtgtagctttggagcctgtcctggaactcgctctgtagaccaggctggcctcgaactcacagaatctgcctacctctgcctcctgagtgctgggattaaatgtgtgcgccaccaccacccagccagaatgtgtagcaggaatcttaaaagttcagttcctcagctggtcctgtttcctcagactgaagctctgatcctcatccagaatgaatccagctgaactgtgctgcttcaaagctgaagcttaaccagctgaatgcttagCAGCACAtgctaaccagccaaatgctagTTTCtgttcacaccttatataccttctctttctaccatcactcctaggattaaaggctcgctttctgagattaaaaaaaaaccaagctgaGCTGTTTAAATGTGgcattaactcacagagatccaatatCTCTTcttgaaatgctaggattaaagcattGCTATATTTGTTAATGTTgctttttgttctctgaccccagacaagtttattaaggtacacataTTTTTGGACCAATTTCACACAAGAATGCCTTCTTGAGAACTGTTAGGCCACACACAGAAAACCCTCAAGATAGATAGCTGATTAAATTAGTAAGAAAATATGCCCTACTCCAGATGCAAATCAATATCGTTTCTATAACAATCAGTCAAGAAAAGCTTGCCAGTATTTTGTTaatgttgctttgttttggtttcatttgtttactttggtgttttgaggcagagtttttccctgttgcccaggctggtctcaaaatcatgctttttaatctcagcactcaagctgaggcaggaggattgcctgagttctaggccagcctaagttctaggccagcctaagctGCAGAGcaagtctccaaaaacaaaacactgttaaaatatcagtataaaagaaaccaaaaggCACTTGGGACTGAGTATGGAAAGACATGTGCAAAAACAGTAATatgttttaagttgtttttaGTATTTAAATTAATGTTGAGACAGCATGTCATCAACTTACAGCTACACCTCTGATTCACGGGATTCTCAT
The sequence above is drawn from the Peromyscus leucopus breed LL Stock chromosome 1, UCI_PerLeu_2.1, whole genome shotgun sequence genome and encodes:
- the B3gnt6 gene encoding acetylgalactosaminyl-O-glycosyl-glycoprotein beta-1,3-N-acetylglucosaminyltransferase codes for the protein MALPCCRFKNPRSKNPKTLAFLLVGVTFVALHQWLLQESTQEKAEVPAAAPWSSAAAVQRFPHLPAPRCVANASANLTAGFQQLPARIQDFLRYRHCRRFPQLWDAPHKCAGRRGVFLLLAVKSSPAHYERRELIRRTWGQERSYGERQVRRLFLLGTSPPEEAEREPQLANLLDLEAREHGDMLQWDFKDTFLNLSLKHLHLLDWTAERCPGASFLLSCDDDVFVHTANVLHFLETQSPERHLFAGQLMDGSVPIRDSWSKYFVPPQLFPGKAYPVYCSGGGFLLSSRTARDLRSAARYVPLFPIDDAYMGMCLQQAGLAPSGHEGIRPFGVRMPGAQRSSFDPCVYRKLLLVHRFAPYEMLLMWKALHNPELHCSGIHDERSPKTRKPGS